One Panicum virgatum strain AP13 chromosome 9K, P.virgatum_v5, whole genome shotgun sequence genomic region harbors:
- the LOC120650061 gene encoding uncharacterized membrane protein At4g09580-like, with protein sequence MAMPFVRRDIEAAGAGAGSDDSPAAKKGKPELPGARPALTRSEAFAFAAVLALFTAGIFCVFLTAPRREFGQILRLPRSLADVRLLKDNLAVYARDYQANFILGYCSIYIFMQTFMIPGTIFMSLLAGALFGVIKGGILVVFTATAGASSCYFVSKLIGRPIVSWLWPEKLRYFQSEIAKRKEKLLNYMLFLRITPTLPNTFINMASPIVDIPFHIFFAATLVGLIPASYITVKAGRALGDLKSVRELYDFKTLVVLFLIGSVAVAPTILKRKRTYE encoded by the exons atggcgatgCCGTTCGTGCGGCGCGACATCGaggcggcgggcgccggcgccggcagcgaCGACTCGCCGGCCGCTAAGAAGGGCAAGCCGGAGCTCCCCGGGGCGCGCCCCGCGCTGACGCGGTCCGAGGCGTTCGCGTTCGCGGCCGTGCTCGCGCTCTTCACCGCGGGGATCTTCTGCGTCTTCCTCACAGCGCCGCGGCGCGAGTTCGGGCAGATCCTCCGCCTCCCGCGCAGCCTCGCCGACGTCCGCCTCCTCAA AGACAACCTCGCTGTTTATGCTAGAGATTATCAAGCAAACTTCATACTGGGGTATTGCTCCATATACATATTCATGCAGACATTCATGATCCCCGGAACGATATTCATGTCTTTACTTGCCGGGGCCCTCTTTGGAGTGATCAAAGGTGGCATTTTGGTCGTCTTCACTGCCACAGCTGGTGCATCATCTTGCTATTTTGTCTCCAAGTTGATTGGTAGACCCATAGTTAGTTGGTTGTGGCCTGAAAAATTGAGATATTTTCAGTCAGAG ATTGCTAAGCGGAAAGAAAAGCTGTTGAACTATATGCTTTTTCTGAGAATAACACCAACTTTACCCAACACATTCATAAATATGGCGTCACCAATTGTTGACATACCTTTCCACATTTTCTTTGCTGCAACACTAGTGGGCCTCATTCCAGCATCCTATATTACTGTAAAG GCTGGTAGAGCCCTAGGTGATCTGAAATCAGTTAGGGAGTTGTATGACTTCAAGACATTGGTAGTTCTATTCCTTATTGGATCAGTTGCTGTCGCTCCAACGATCCTGAAAAGGAAGAGAACATACGAATGA
- the LOC120647700 gene encoding uncharacterized protein LOC120647700, whose product PDASSEHLDFFLTKIDGTSCLSLDDLTTTARIARPLDTIPDSERDGLDHALNVLHLKVLASDVGFPVSVFGTVLMRDELDFKCIYLFQRDRENCQVISSPGEMLALTGPNRGPFEASPFYFEINLKIRGEEQTMDRVFSRTLITEDYPLDQWTKKQEVSSWLSTLEFAYRSVHYAVEATVGIKILRGPREFHGSLVACTSEDSSEMVLYDCERWGATATNAADGSVTLTRPW is encoded by the exons CCAGATGCATCTTCAGAAcaccttgatttttttttgaccaAAATTGATGGCACGTCCTGCCTCTCTCTTGATGATCTCACAACAACGGCTCGAATCGCGCGGCCGCTGGACACGATCCCCGACTCTGAAAGAGACGGCCTGGACCACGCGCTGAACGTCCTCCACCTCAAGGTCTTAGCCTCCGATGTCGGTTTCCCGGTGAGCGTCTTTGGGACCGTGCTGATGAGAGATGAACTGGACTTCAAATGCATCTACCTCTTCCAACGCGACAGAGAAAATTGCCAGGTCATCAGTTCGCCG GGTGAAATGCTAGCTCTGACGGGGCCTAACCGAGGGCCGTTTGAGGCGTCTCCTTTTTATTTCGAGATCAACTTGAAGATCAGGGGCGAGGAACAAACCATGGACAGAGTTTTCAGCAGGACCTTGATAACTGAAGATTATCCCCTTGATCAATGGACTAAGAAACAAGAAGTTTCAAGCTGGCTGAGTACGCTAGAGTTTGCGTACAGATCCGTGCATTACGCTGTGGAGGCTACTGTGGGAATCAAAATCCTGAGAGGGCCGCGAGAATTTCACGGGAGCTTGGTGGCTTGCACTTCTGAAGATTCGAGTGAGATGGTGCTATACGACTGTGAACGCTGGGGTGCCACCGCCACGAATGCTGCAGATGGTTCGGTGACTCTGACTCGCCCTTGGTAG